AGTTCGGCACCGTCACGCCCTTGACGTTCTTGACGATGTTGCCGCTGCACCTGATATGGCACGACTCAGGCATTTTCCCGAGGACTTCTCTCGCCTTCGCGCCGGCGTAGGCTATGGCTATCGGCTCCGTACATCCGAGCGCGACTTGAAGTTCATGGCGCAGGATGTTAAGATGATTTTTATAATCGATTTGTTTCATAAGCAAATCTCCTTTTTATTGAATTTTATTAAGCCGCCCAAGGTTCGCGTAAAGCGGCGCTGAAGAAAGGACAGGTCAACGCATGAATTTCCTGAATCTCGAATATTTCGTCGTCCTCTCGGAGGAGATGAATTTCTCAAAAGCGGCGAACCGCCTGTATATTTCCCAGCAGTCGCTCAGCGCCCACATACACAAGCTCGAACATGAATTCGGTCTTCCTCTCTTCGACCGCGGGATACCGCTCCAACTTACTGAGGCGGGCGGATATTTCCTAAAAAGCGCCAAATCCATCCTCGAGGAGAAGGCTAACCTCGAAAAGCAGCTCTCTGACCTGCGTGACTTCCAGCGCGGCGACCTTACCATCGGGATACCAAGCTCCCGCAGCGCTGTCGTTCTGCCGCCGCTTGTGATCGCCTTTCAAAAGCAGTTCCCACAGATAAAAATTCATTTAGTCGAGGGCGACAGCAACACCATAACACAAGCGCTCTACGCCAAGAAGACAGACCTGACGATAGGCTTCGAACTCGACGATGCGGAACGGCTCGCGAGCGAGCGCCTATACCTCGAGACGACTCAGATAGTCGTGCCGAATCAGATACTCGACCACTACTTCGGCACGCGCGCGCCCTTTCCGCAGGACGAGCCGGTACCGCTGAGTTTCTTCGGCAAATGCCCGTTCATCGGCATCAACGCCGACACCTGGCTCGGACAGGTGCTATACGGAGCATGCCGCGAAGAAGGCTTTCAGCCGAACATAGTCATTGAGACGCGAAACACCATAAGTATGTTGTCATTGTGCTGCGGCGGCGCAGGAATATGCGTCTGCCCCAACAGCTTCCTTGCCGCGCCTCAGTCGCCGCTTAGCCGCCAGCTTTTGAGCAGCGCCACGCTTTTTCCGCTTCTGTACGAGGAGGGACGGAGCTGGATAACGCTCAGCCGCCTGAAAGATAAATACCTCTCTCTGGCGGCCAGGGCGTTCACAAAAATCGCAAAGCAGTTCTACGCTTCAAGCGGCACAGGCGCGGACGCGTAAGCTTCCTCGTATAAAAACGCCTCCACCTCGTCCTTCACAGTGCGGATGAAATGCAGCACCTCTTTGTCCAGCGGATAGCGTATCACGCAGCCCGGCGTAAGTATGAGGCCGCGGCCTCCGGTCAGCGTGCAGCTCTGGTAAATCTGCTCGGTGATGGCGTTTCTGTCGCCGTTAGTTATGTCCATGCGGTTCATGCCGCCCATCAGGCATTTGCCGGTGAGCGCGCGGACCGCCGCGACCGAGGGCAGCGATTCCCACGCGTGCCAGTTGAAAACCTGGACGGGATAATCCTTGAGTATCTCGAAAATGATGTTGCCGCCGTGAGCGTGCAGCGTATTCATCCAGCCGCCCGAACAGCGCGCGAGGACAAGCCTGTCGTACGGAGCGCCGTACTCCCTGTACATATCCGCGGAAACGGCGTCGTAATTGCTCATCTGCGAGGCGAAGAATACGCCGGCCGCCCCCAGCTCTATCGCGCGCTCCGCGAGCGCCGCCGTCGTGCGCGCTATCCTTTCAAGCGCGGCTTTGACCTTATCGCCGTGTCCTTCCTCTATATGCGTAAGCATCTTCTTCGCGGACAGCTTATCGGCGATAGTCATCGGACTGAACACGGTGAAAAGCACAGGCGCGTCCTCGCCGTCCTTCTTCAAACGCTCGAGCAGAAGCCGCAGCGAATAAAGCTCCCTCGCGAGCGAGCCCTTCTCCACGCTGCATTCCTCGATCTTGTCCCAGTCTTCGGGACGGCTTATAGGCGTGCTAGTCAGCTTCGCGGCTCCGCCCTTCTTTATCTCCGAATAATCGACGGTGCAGCCGAAGTCCTCCACGGCGTACATGCCGTTGTTCATCGTCTTTATGACGTCGATGTCGTATTCCTTGTAAAATTCGTAGGTCTTTTCCGCGAGAAGCTCGGGGTCTAGGTCGATGCCCGGCAGATGCGTCCAGAAAGAATAAGGAATGCGCCCCGTCCGCTCCCCCGCGACCGCCGCGCGGACTCTCTCGGTTTTAGTAGTTTCTATCATCTAAATATCCTTTCACGCTGAAAGCAAATCAAATCCGGCCTCACGGCCGGCGGCAAAAACAGCCTAAGCTGCTGATACTATCCTCATATTTCCATTATTTGGGAGCTTGAATTCTAATTCGCACAGGCATTTCCAACGCCGAAAACGGGCAAACAGTTCATGCCTTTATGATAGGCGCTGGCGAGGACGAGAGTCCAACACATAATAGGCTGGCCGTCACAACTGTAAAACTGTAATTCCAGATTTATCTAATTATCTTAAAGCTTTTATGAAAAACTACAGTTAAAACTTAAGGCATGAATCAACCTCATATATGATATTCATCATCTTACAGCCTTTTAGTTGTAGCTTTGAGATAAAAAATTGTTTGTGGGCCGCTTTCCGGGGAAAATATAATAACCACGACACGCACAGGGTAAATATTTTGCAAGTCATTTATATAGCATGGCTTTACATGGATATTGGTTCTGTATAGTCTGCTGTTATGTTAACAAAGAGAGGGAGGGATTTATTAGGCACAACCAACGCCGTGGCAATGCGGAAAACACGGCTGATGAATTCCGGCGCAAACAGTTATGATGGAGTTTTAAGGTATTTTAAGGAGGAGACAGAAAATGAAATTCAGCATGATGCGCACATTGTTGTCTATCGGCGTCGCGGCATCAATGACTTTTGGGTTCGCTGCCTGCGGAAGCGCGGCGAGTTCCGTTGAAAAATTCCCAGAAGAATCAATTACAATCGTTGTTCCGTTCTCTGCCGGCTCGGGTACAGATGTAGGGGCGCGCAATATACAAAAGCTGCTTACAAAAGAGCTTGGCGTAAATATCCTTATTGAAAATGTCACAGGCTCCGGCGGCTGGATCGGCTGGACCGACGTCATCAAAAACAGCGCTCCCGACGGGTACACGATGGGCATGATAAACCACAACTTCGTCACCGGCGCGTACGACGACGTGACGCCGAGGACGATAACGCTGGACGACGTTCAGCTTCTCTGCAATCAGGTCATAGACTACAACGTCCTCGCCATCCGCAGTAACGAGACGCGCTTCACCGACCTCGAATCATTCATAGAATACGCCAAGAACAACGACGTGCTCGTAACGGCGCAGACGAGCGGCATCACCGACGGCGACGCGAGCACCGCGCAGTGGTTCAACAAGACCTACGGCACGAAGATCATCACCGTTCCCGTTGACGGAGCCAGCGACGGACGCAGTATGCTTCTCGCCGGAGATATCGACGTCTATTTCGCATCGGTCGGCGACGTCTACATCCAGCGCCAGAGCGGAGAGCTGAAGACGCTCTGCGTATTCGCGCCGGAGCGCTCCAAGTTCCTCCCCGAAGTGCCGACGCTTAAGGAGATCAACGGCGGAGACTATATAGCGTTCGCCTGCCGCGGCTTCTTCTACCCGAAGGGCGTGGACAAGGCTATCGTAGACAAGGTGCTCGCCGCCATGCTCAAGTGCATGGAAGACCCCGACTACATCAAGGGTATGGAGTCGATGGGGCTTCAGGTGGACACGACGAGCGGAGACGCCTATGCCGACCTGCTGAACAGCCAGCTCGAAACGCGCAAGGAGATATGGGGGATAAAGTAACTCCCCCTTTTTTCTTTCTCTTAAACGTATGAAAATGTGGAGATGAATTTATGAATCATAAAATGCATCGCGACGTATACATAGGCACGGGGCTGCTGATCGTCTGCGCGGCGTTCCTCGCCTACGGATGGACGTCGATCAACGCCGCCGGCGCAAAAGTGCTCCCATGCTTTCTTCTCACCGCCATGTGCGTCCTTTCCGCCAGCATCATCATGAAGGGGATGCGCGCCACCAAGGCCGCCGCGGCCTCGGGAGCGCCGGGCTACAACTACGCATATACGATCAAGGACAGCAAGGAGCCTCTGATCGCCTACGCCATCTGCCTCGCCTATCTTGCGCTCTTCTGGTGGCTCGGCTACTTCGCTTCCACGCCCGTCTTCCTTATCGCCCTGATGCGCTATCTTAAAGCCGGAAGCTGGAAAAAGATAATCGTAGTAACGATCATCTACACCGTGGTCATTTACATAACCTTCGTCCCTGTCCTCGGCCTGCCGATACACCGCGTCGGACTGCTCGGCGACCTGTTCAGGTTCAAATAAATCCGGCTGAAAGGAGTTTATTAACTTATGCTTCAGGCAATAATGGACGGCTTCGCCGTTCTCTGCAACCTTGAATGCATGGTGTCGCTGGTAATAGGCGTCGTATCCGGCATGATAATAGGGATAATCCCCGGACTCGGCCCATCCGTCGGCGTCGCCCTGCTGATACCGATAACCTTCAACATGCACCCGGCGGCGGCGCTGACGATGATGGCGGCGCTCTACACCTCGGGCGTCTACGGCGGCTCCATCACCGCGACGCTCTGCAAGACGCCCGGCACCGCGGCGTCCGCCGCGACCGCGCTAGACGGCTACGAGCTTACGAAGCAGGGGCGCGGCATGGAGGCGATCAGCGTAGTCACCATAGCTTCCGTATTCGGTGGCCTCGTCGGCGGCTTCCTGCTCCTATTCTTCGCCCCGCCGCTCGGCAGACTCTCGCTGCGCTTCTCCGCGCTTGAATACTTCCTCGTCGCATGCTTCGGTCTGCTCGTAGTCTCCGGCCTCGTCGGAAAGAATCTCTCGAAAGGGCTTTTCTCGGCGGCGCTCGGGCTTCTGCTCGGCACGGTCGGACTTGACCCCATCACGGGAGTTTCGCGCTTCACATTCGGCTCGATGTATCTTGAAAACGGCATAGACTACACGCCGGTCCTGGTCGGACTCTTCAGCATGGCGCAGGCGCTGATACTCGTCGCCGACATGATAAAGGGCAAGGGAATGATAGTGGACGACCCGGCTGCGGCGCTGAGAGGACGCCGTTTCCCGACGAAGGAAGAGTTTAAGACCATCATGCCGACGATGATACGCAGCTCTCTAATCGGAACGTTCATCGGCTTCGTCCCCGCGGCCGGCGCGGCCATATCCTCGTGGATAAACTACAGCCTCGCCAAGAAATTCTCTAAAACGCCGGAAAAGTTCGGACACGGCGCGATGGAAGGCATCACCGCCTCCGAGGCTGCCAACAACTCCGCCTGCGGCGGCGCCATGATACCGCTATTCACGCTCGGCATCCCCGGCAGCGCCGTTACGGCGATAATGTACGGAGGACTGCTCATGCACGGCATGGTTCCCGGCAACTCGCTCTTCACAGGGCCCCAGGCGGGAAGCACATACGCCATATTCATCGGGTTCATACTCGCCAACATCCTGATGGGCATACTCGGTCTCGGGCTCACGAAGCAGTTCGCGCGCGTCTGCCTCGTCCCGAACGCGGTACTCGTTCCCATAATCATCGCCTTCTCCGTCATCGGCACATACGCGCTCAACTACAGCATGGAAGAGGTGTTCATAATGATACTCTTCGGCGTGATAGGCTTCTTCATGAAGATGTACGGATTCGAAACGCCGCCGCTCATCCTCGGAATGGTGCTGTGCGGAATACTCGAAAGCAATTTCCGCCGCGCTATGATACTTGCGAGAGGCGACCTTGTAACCTACTTCTTCCACCGCCCGATAGCCATGATAATAATGCTCATAATCATACTCTTCGCACTGATTCCGGTGTTTATGAGCTACTTCGAAAAACGCTCGGCAAAAGGCAAAACCGCGTAAAACACGCGCATAGCAAAACCAGCCTGACGGCCATCCCCCGATAAAAGAGAAACCGGAGCTGCGCACAACAGCCCGGCTTCTCTTTATACTATATAACACTGATCAATACAGGGAAAAAGCACAAAAAAACGAGCCGCATTCGGACTCGTGTTAGGTTAAAAATGGTGTCAAGAAGGTACAAGCTAAATCCAGTCATACACTAGACTGCGCCCTGCCCATTCCAAATATTTGGAATGCTACAAGTAGCATAGGAGCAGTGGCGCATCTTGTCAAATAAAAAGTTATGCGGCCAGCCAGTTTGCTACGTCAGAGCGCAGCCTTTGCAGAGCCTTACGTGTTCCGGCTCCGTATAGCTTTAAGTTGATAGGCTGCGGGAAATGTCCGGCCTTTACACGACGCAGGACTGTCGATCTGCTCCAGCCCGTAAGCTGCTGAATTTCGCCTAAATCATAAAACATACTTTCAACCATCTTTTTGCTATCCTTTCTATTGCACGTTTCTATGTTGTTCAACGATGCGCATCGTTTTCCTTTGACAATCATATTATGGCACGGCTCCTCCCAGCTAAACAACCTTTCACGACGGCCAATCGCCGTAAAGTATGTAAATGAGGCGCCTGCATGCTTGCCCTCTGCTTCTACAGCGAGGTAAACATCCATGCCGTCAACGCCCGCCATATCAAGACGGTACTGAGGCGTAAGACAGATATGCGCGACACTCAGTGGATAACTGCGTTATTCTCTGCCGGACGTTTGCGCGTGGAAAACGCCATGACGCATACTTTCATCGGGTTGTTTTGCTGCAATTATTCATATAATATACTCAGTAACTGACAAATAAAAACGTGAGGGACGATATGGCGCAGGAGCACGAGTTCGACATTAAGAAGTTTTATTCATATAAAGAGAATAACCGTCTCGAAGTTAAAAGGGCAAGCGGAGGGCTCCCCGGTTCGTTGTGGGAGACATACTCTTCATTTGCGAACTGCGACGGGGGCGTGATCATCCTGGGCGCAATTGAAAACGCTGACGGGAGCATCACGACGACAGGATTGGCAGACGACAGACGGCTGAAAAAGGAACTTTTTGACATGGTAAACAATCCCAAGAAAGTTTCTATCAACCTTTTAATGGACAAAGACGTCCAATCCTATGTCATGGACAACGGGGATGTTGTGCTGGTTGTTCATATCCCCCCCGCCAACAGGGAAGACAGGCCAGTTTATATAAACGACAATATTTTCGGCGGAACTTTCCGGCGCAACTGGGAAGGGGACTACCATTGCACAAAGAGCGAAATCAAAGCTATGCTCCGCGACCAGCCTGACGATAGTACGGATGCGAAAATATTGACCGCGCGGTCATTGGCGGATTTGGATTACGAGTCTGTACACAGCTATCGCAACCGCCATGTAGCTCATAAAGAGACGCATGTTTGGAGAGATTTGCAGGACCACGATTACCTTGAGCGCATCGGGGCCGCTAAGATAGGAGACGACGGCGCGCTATATCCCACGGCGGCCGGGCTGCTTATGTTCGGATACGATTACAGGATCAACTATGAATTCCCTGAATATTTTCTGGACTACAGGGAAGAGCTTGACCCGGCGACGCGTTGGACTGACAGAGTGTATAGCGGCACCGGAGATTGGTCTGGGAATTTATATGAGTTTCTGTTCCGCGTTATCCCTAAGTTTACTCAAGACATCAAAATTCCGTTTAAGCTGGATGGAATAGTAAGAGTCGATGATACCCCCGTACATAGAGCCATGAGGGAGGCATTTGCCAACTGTATCATCAATGCTGATTTTTTCCTGCCTAAAGGTATCGTCATCTTGAAGCACCCAGACCGCATTGTTTTTGAGAATCCTGGCGGAATAAGAATCGGAAAGGCGCAAATGCTCAAAGGAGGTGTGTCGGACCCGCGCAACAAAACAATAATGAAGATGCTAAATCTTATAGGCATAGGAGAGCGCGCCGGCAGCGGCGTCCCCGACATCTACGCCGTGTGGAAAAAACAGGGCTGGAGAGAGCCGGAGGTAGAAGAGTCATACAATCCGGACAGGACTGTTTTGATACTGCCTATGAGCGACTCGAAAAAGAAAAGCCATGTATCTGATGAAAAAACGGTCGATGCCGCTCCTAAACAAAATCTACATGAGAAGGCGAATCACAAAACAGCAAAAATAATTCAATTGCTGCGGGATAGAGCAGAATGTACTACACACGAAATCGCTGAATATCTGGGCCTTAAAGCGCCGAGAACGCGGCAAATCCTCAATGAATTGGCCGATAAAGGCCTTATAATAGCTGAAGGAAACAATCGAAATCGTAAATATAAAATCAGCGATTCAAAAATCAGCGATTCCGTCAGCGAATAATGGAAGGATCAGCGATAATGTAGACTCAAATCTCTTTTTCTGCGTTTGTGATTGCGGAATTTTTAATACACCTGACTTGCTTATTCATCAGCTTGAGTATTGCTAGTGGATCGTAAGATATGCGGCAGATTAGAGTACAAAGAAAAGTTTCAGCGGTGATATCTTGAAAGGTTCGAATCCGAAAGCAATATAGAAATCCCTTGCTTTCTCGTCCTTCGCGTCGACTATCACGGCATAGCAGGCGATCTCCGCTCGTCTCGTCCGTTCGATAGCGTCGTAGAGCAACACCTTGCCGAGCCCTTCACCAATAAAGCGATGGGCGACTGCAAGGCGGCCAAGCAAAGCCGCCGGGATCACCGGATAGCGCAGCTTTCCAGCTCTGTATCCCGGCAAGGAGTCCAGCAATACAGAGGCTGCCGAGGGCGTGTAATATCCGATTACTTCGTCGCGTCCACCAGGAAGCATAACATACTGCGGGATTTCGCCTCACATCCTGAGAAACTATGTTTTTGAGGTACAAGTTCAGCGCCTCCTCGCCGCAGTCGAACTTCTTCCTTGAAAATCTAGGAGAGAGTGAAAAGAGTTTCTGTGCTCTTTGTATAACAAGAATTTTTGTCTTGTTATATATTGTGCTTGTTGAGTAGGGATTTATCTGCCAGTATGATAGCTGTTGCTTTGAACATCCTAACAGCGCATATATCTTAAGCATACCGAGACCGGTCTTTTTTTATAGGCCCGGGCGTAATCTTTCAGAGCCGGTACAAAGCCTTGTTCAAGCGTTATGCCGTGAGAAGAGAGCCATTGGTCGATGAGTCGTTTGTTCATTATGGGATCCTCTTTGATAATCGTAATATCTATATTTCAGGATTTTTATGTTAAGCAAATTATGGGCTAGAGATTATATGCGTAATTAGGATCGTCTATCCCATCGGATTTCAACATTACGTAATTTTCATTCAGCAGCTCTATTTGCTCCATATCGTCTCGCGAAAGCATAAAATCACTGCAATTTATATTTTCTGTCATATGTGCTCGTGATACGCTCGCGACGATGGGGATAACGCCATTCTGCATATGCCATCTTATAATAATCTGCGCTGCTGTTTTATTATATTTTTCTGCGAGCGTAGTCAGAGTCCTGCAATTTCTTGCTTTGTCACACATCCTGGCCGTCGGCGTGTGCGCCATCAGTGTAATACCATGTTTACGGCAAAACTCACGCAGCCGTGGTTTAGAGTTGAACGGATGCAGCTCCGTCTGGCAAATGTGTGGAATGACACTGCATTTAGCAAATAACTGTTCAAAATGCGCTTCCGTAAAATTACAAACGCCCAGCGACTTTGTACGCCCGGCTCTATACTCCTTTTCCATATTAAGATATATGTTTATCCAGTCGCCGTGCGGCCAGTGCAGCAGATACGCATCGACATAATCAGTGCGCAAATATTCCAGAGAAACAGCAAGATTCTCACGCACAGTATTTGGGCTGCATTCCCGTTCTAGGTCCATGTCCGATATCTTTGTAACCAGGCAAAACGATTTCCTGTCTATCTCACGCAGGCTGTCGCCAATCATCTTTTCGGAATATCCGTATATTCTGCCTGAATCAAACAACCTGAAACCAGCGTAATACGCATCTCTGATTATGCTTTCGGCGAAAACATCCATCCTTAACTGCTTATTCAGTCTTCCATGCTTCAGAGAGCTCAACGCGGCGTGAACGTTGCTTTTAGCAAATAGGAGTTTGTTACGTGAATATTTACGTATGACGCCTGTGCCGTATCCTATCGACGGCAGCTGTACGCCG
The sequence above is drawn from the Cloacibacillus sp. An23 genome and encodes:
- a CDS encoding LysR family transcriptional regulator → MNFLNLEYFVVLSEEMNFSKAANRLYISQQSLSAHIHKLEHEFGLPLFDRGIPLQLTEAGGYFLKSAKSILEEKANLEKQLSDLRDFQRGDLTIGIPSSRSAVVLPPLVIAFQKQFPQIKIHLVEGDSNTITQALYAKKTDLTIGFELDDAERLASERLYLETTQIVVPNQILDHYFGTRAPFPQDEPVPLSFFGKCPFIGINADTWLGQVLYGACREEGFQPNIVIETRNTISMLSLCCGGAGICVCPNSFLAAPQSPLSRQLLSSATLFPLLYEEGRSWITLSRLKDKYLSLAARAFTKIAKQFYASSGTGADA
- a CDS encoding uroporphyrinogen decarboxylase family protein; the encoded protein is MIETTKTERVRAAVAGERTGRIPYSFWTHLPGIDLDPELLAEKTYEFYKEYDIDVIKTMNNGMYAVEDFGCTVDYSEIKKGGAAKLTSTPISRPEDWDKIEECSVEKGSLARELYSLRLLLERLKKDGEDAPVLFTVFSPMTIADKLSAKKMLTHIEEGHGDKVKAALERIARTTAALAERAIELGAAGVFFASQMSNYDAVSADMYREYGAPYDRLVLARCSGGWMNTLHAHGGNIIFEILKDYPVQVFNWHAWESLPSVAAVRALTGKCLMGGMNRMDITNGDRNAITEQIYQSCTLTGGRGLILTPGCVIRYPLDKEVLHFIRTVKDEVEAFLYEEAYASAPVPLEA
- a CDS encoding tripartite tricarboxylate transporter substrate binding protein — its product is MKFSMMRTLLSIGVAASMTFGFAACGSAASSVEKFPEESITIVVPFSAGSGTDVGARNIQKLLTKELGVNILIENVTGSGGWIGWTDVIKNSAPDGYTMGMINHNFVTGAYDDVTPRTITLDDVQLLCNQVIDYNVLAIRSNETRFTDLESFIEYAKNNDVLVTAQTSGITDGDASTAQWFNKTYGTKIITVPVDGASDGRSMLLAGDIDVYFASVGDVYIQRQSGELKTLCVFAPERSKFLPEVPTLKEINGGDYIAFACRGFFYPKGVDKAIVDKVLAAMLKCMEDPDYIKGMESMGLQVDTTSGDAYADLLNSQLETRKEIWGIK
- a CDS encoding tripartite tricarboxylate transporter TctB family protein, which produces MNHKMHRDVYIGTGLLIVCAAFLAYGWTSINAAGAKVLPCFLLTAMCVLSASIIMKGMRATKAAAASGAPGYNYAYTIKDSKEPLIAYAICLAYLALFWWLGYFASTPVFLIALMRYLKAGSWKKIIVVTIIYTVVIYITFVPVLGLPIHRVGLLGDLFRFK
- a CDS encoding tripartite tricarboxylate transporter permease, producing MLQAIMDGFAVLCNLECMVSLVIGVVSGMIIGIIPGLGPSVGVALLIPITFNMHPAAALTMMAALYTSGVYGGSITATLCKTPGTAASAATALDGYELTKQGRGMEAISVVTIASVFGGLVGGFLLLFFAPPLGRLSLRFSALEYFLVACFGLLVVSGLVGKNLSKGLFSAALGLLLGTVGLDPITGVSRFTFGSMYLENGIDYTPVLVGLFSMAQALILVADMIKGKGMIVDDPAAALRGRRFPTKEEFKTIMPTMIRSSLIGTFIGFVPAAGAAISSWINYSLAKKFSKTPEKFGHGAMEGITASEAANNSACGGAMIPLFTLGIPGSAVTAIMYGGLLMHGMVPGNSLFTGPQAGSTYAIFIGFILANILMGILGLGLTKQFARVCLVPNAVLVPIIIAFSVIGTYALNYSMEEVFIMILFGVIGFFMKMYGFETPPLILGMVLCGILESNFRRAMILARGDLVTYFFHRPIAMIIMLIIILFALIPVFMSYFEKRSAKGKTA
- a CDS encoding AlpA family phage regulatory protein, coding for MAGVDGMDVYLAVEAEGKHAGASFTYFTAIGRRERLFSWEEPCHNMIVKGKRCASLNNIETCNRKDSKKMVESMFYDLGEIQQLTGWSRSTVLRRVKAGHFPQPINLKLYGAGTRKALQRLRSDVANWLAA
- a CDS encoding ATP-binding protein; the protein is MAQEHEFDIKKFYSYKENNRLEVKRASGGLPGSLWETYSSFANCDGGVIILGAIENADGSITTTGLADDRRLKKELFDMVNNPKKVSINLLMDKDVQSYVMDNGDVVLVVHIPPANREDRPVYINDNIFGGTFRRNWEGDYHCTKSEIKAMLRDQPDDSTDAKILTARSLADLDYESVHSYRNRHVAHKETHVWRDLQDHDYLERIGAAKIGDDGALYPTAAGLLMFGYDYRINYEFPEYFLDYREELDPATRWTDRVYSGTGDWSGNLYEFLFRVIPKFTQDIKIPFKLDGIVRVDDTPVHRAMREAFANCIINADFFLPKGIVILKHPDRIVFENPGGIRIGKAQMLKGGVSDPRNKTIMKMLNLIGIGERAGSGVPDIYAVWKKQGWREPEVEESYNPDRTVLILPMSDSKKKSHVSDEKTVDAAPKQNLHEKANHKTAKIIQLLRDRAECTTHEIAEYLGLKAPRTRQILNELADKGLIIAEGNNRNRKYKISDSKISDSVSE
- a CDS encoding GNAT family N-acetyltransferase, producing the protein MLPGGRDEVIGYYTPSAASVLLDSLPGYRAGKLRYPVIPAALLGRLAVAHRFIGEGLGKVLLYDAIERTRRAEIACYAVIVDAKDEKARDFYIAFGFEPFKISPLKLFFVL
- a CDS encoding aldo/keto reductase, coding for MSREVKPVALSNGVQLPSIGYGTGVIRKYSRNKLLFAKSNVHAALSSLKHGRLNKQLRMDVFAESIIRDAYYAGFRLFDSGRIYGYSEKMIGDSLREIDRKSFCLVTKISDMDLERECSPNTVRENLAVSLEYLRTDYVDAYLLHWPHGDWINIYLNMEKEYRAGRTKSLGVCNFTEAHFEQLFAKCSVIPHICQTELHPFNSKPRLREFCRKHGITLMAHTPTARMCDKARNCRTLTTLAEKYNKTAAQIIIRWHMQNGVIPIVASVSRAHMTENINCSDFMLSRDDMEQIELLNENYVMLKSDGIDDPNYAYNL